TCCACCGCAGCAGCACTCGCGCCGCCATCTTGCTCCGGCCGCCTCCCTCCtgggccggggagggggggggggtgggggggtaaGCTGAGCGCTGCAGCGCCGCCGCCGGACGCGAGGGGCGCACCgcctggggggagggggggcggccTCAGGCCACACCCCCGGGGCCCGCGCCGGGGCGCATGCGCGGCTGCCCCCGGCCGGGGCGCCCCTTCACACTTCGGGCTGCTGTGTTTCGGGGGTGACCCAGCCCCGGGTTTGGGGGTCGCCTGGGAAAGCACCGAGAGTCACCTGCGAAGGTGTGTGTGTTCTCCTGCAaggccccgccccgcccacACCTGGCCGGAGGTTTTCTTCGTGAGCTGTCCAATTCTGCCAAACTGGTGGTGCGTGCTAGCACCAAATCTTTAAATAACTTCAATTTATGAATAAATTTCTCATTAGGCTAATAGTTAAAGGCCAGTTCTGAAAGCAGCTAGCTAATGAACACAGAGAAGTTACGAGCAAGCCTTACCTGTCTACATTCTATATTTCTATACAGAATTCTAAATTCTATAAAATTCATATTGCATCATTGCAGTTTCCATtgcattttatgatttttttttctatcagcaCTGtgtgagaaggcagcagaggctAGCACCTGCAACGTGCTTTAACATCAGTGAAGTACAATGTTTGTGGCGCCTCTTTAAAAACCAGTTTAACCTGCAATTGTCATCATTCTTTCCAGAACAAGTTACACTTCAGACTATGTATATTTAATCACACTTTGATCTGACAGCATGCTGAGCTCTCCAGCGACCCTCTCGGAGGCtacttttaaactgaaaaaaaagcattgtgaTAAACAAGAAATTTGCACAGCTACTCAAGACAAACCACAGGAAATACAGGGAAAGACTATTGACTCCCCCCATTAGATGCAGATGCAACTCATTCACCAAACAGGAAACTTTTTCTACTTCTTACATTACATGTCTAGTTATTAGAACACTCATATCTCAAGTACTGTTGGTCAAGCTTCTTTACTGCCTGCTTGGGTAAAATTTAAGTCTATTGCCTACAGCCCAGGGCCACGTGCTAGCCTCGGTGTGATTTCTCTCAATCTCTGCTAGGGATGGAGTGTCACATTCTACATTCACTGGAACAGGAGTCAGAGCCCAGGTTTCCTTCCACTTCAATGACTGGCCAGCCACAAAGTAATTTACATAAACCTTAACCACTTCAACACacacatgaacaaaaataacccaCAGCCGTAAGTTTAAGACACTTCCTCAAAGTCTGAGACcactttcacattatttacaCAGAGACATTTGAACCAAGGTGCCTTGATCCGATGTGCAGGACAGTACTTGAGGACTAGCATTCAAAGAGCTGTACTTTTTGTTTGAAGCACGGAAGTTTAAAGTTTAAATTTCTCATTCTTCCTGATCCAAATAATTTGCTGAGTTCAGTCAGACTTTGTTAGCAGTTTACAGGAAGCTGAAACGGATTTTGTGCAGGTGAAGTTAAAGGGCAAATAAGTTACACTACTTATAATGGCAGAGAACCCAACTGATAGCTTACTAATGTAGGATGGCTCACTTCCTTGAAGTAAGATGTTTTAGGTCAGAGGAACTCTGTCCAGATACATCCTTTTTTAGCTTCTGATCTTAAACACCAATGACAGGTAGGCACATCAAGTGTTTCTCATAACTTCAATATACCATTCTCCCCTCCATACAGGGACATGGAATGCTGTCCCCACAGCACTGGGTTTTGAGGCAGATGTCCCTTTAGATCTGACTGAAAAGTCAGCAACACAGGGCTGCTATAACAGCTGCACTCTTAGTTTGCTTTATGCCCTGGAAGACAGGACACAAGatccccagagctgcagcaggataAAGTGATCTTTAATCATTAACTGATACAGCCTTCTAGTTTTGTATTAAAGTATGCAGCAAACCAGTACCAGTACTCTTCcaaaaatatgttgttttgATTAGCTTTTCTGAGGAGACCAAATCTAaccacctttattttttttgctttgtactCTCATCAGCTTCTATTTCTTGCTGGCAGTTCAAAGAGACCAATCTCTCCCAGAACTAAATACTTGCTTTGGATAGGTTAAACTACAACACACACTAAGCTACCCAGAGTTTTTATTCTCACCTTAGTGCCATTATAAAGGCAAGTGgttgtgtttttaataaagttttcagaagttaaGACGACAGTGCAGTATGGTGCGAACAACTGGAAGAGGAAATAAGGACACATGCAGGTAGCTAGTTGTAAAATTCTGCACTTCCTTTCAAAAGGTTTAATAGCATTTTCTTAACTAATCCTACAAACCACTgtctgaaatacagaacaatCAAATAATATAATGACCCTCCCAAACTTAAGCATTATACGGTTATTCTTGTTTCTCAATACAGAAGAGTCACTCCAAGTGAGCAGCTGGCTTTTCAAACTGTCAAGGCTTGGGGCCAAACTACATGCAGCAAAATGAAGTGTTAACACTAAGCTCacatttcctgtgttttcatttaatgatTTGAGGTGCCTATCAATCTGTAACATCTGTTCTTATAAGCAACtacatttactattttttttttactacagctttcactgaaacatttaACATACAACAGCAGGGCCACAAACATTCCTGACAGGGACAAGCTGGAAAGCTCTCTGTTGAAGTATTTTCGCCAACTATTTGTCTGTTGAATGAACTTTAAGTTCCTGAAGTTTTTCACTTAGATAGGTAGTATCTGCCTCTGTCAGATTTTCCGAATCTGACAGATTTTCAAGGAATCTGGTTCCTGCACAGGGCTTTCCTGTTATTGGATCTATAACATTTCCAACCTTGAAAACAATTTCAGCCAGTTCATGCTTCACATGTTTGCTCCTTCGCTCAGGCAAAGCTTTCAGAAGAACAATGTCTCCAACAACACACTGCTGCAATGGATCATGGGCAAAATAGGTTTTTCGTTTGttaaagaactgcagaaagaaaaaaagaaaccttggCATTAGATTTCAAAATTAAGCAACTGGCAAATGTATAGTTAATATAAACCAAACTAAATTTTATGAAGGAGAAGTCAActctaatgtattttttttaacaatactCAGTTTGGATCATGAAGAGAAATGCAACTGTGCACTCTACTGTCTTTCCAAAGAAAGCACAGCAAGACCATTCCCTGACAATCTCCCTCATCAGGATGCTGTTGCCAGCtgagcctgcagaaaaggagatggggaagaaaGAGCCAAGTACAAAGAGCTGTTCATAGCGAACACTTggatacaggaaaaaataacaagctCATCACTTAACAGATTCCCCTTCCTAGCACCACCACTTGCCACTGGCCTCTCTGCTCTCTAGTTCTGCTGTGTTagcctttcctttcctcctcatcAACACTGCTTGAGCAAGACAGCAGCCTTGGCTCTTCCAAGCTGCATGACTTTCCTGTGCAGTCCACACTTCAAGAACTGATTTTAGTTCTTATTCATCCTATTATGTCTAAAGTTCATCAGCCCTGAAATCAGTACTTTGAAGTTTTCCATTTGAGAGTTTTCTCGctcaattttcttttatataaaaatccAGTATTTATTCTTATTGAACTGCAGAAATCAGAATctttcttttgagaaagaatTAACAGGATCTTTTACGGATAAGATATTGGACTGGAATCCACAAGACCCATTATCTAATCCTAACACTATCCTTAACCTTCTGGTCACAAAAGGCAAGCTATTTCACCCACATATACCAGTTTCCCTatctaaaaatggaaaaaaatactacttttaacCTTCCTGGTTGAAATACATTGACAAGAAGTGATAAATACAGAGCTTGTACAGCAGATCACAAATACTAAGAACACGTACAATTATGCATACAGGAAAACTGCTACAAAATTCACTGTAGAAGTGACTAATATGTCAAGtctccaaagcaaaaatattacaaatcaatatgaaaaatgaaatctaagtgtgaaacaacaaaaacttaCCTTCTCAACTGAGATCAAATAAGTGCATTAACAAAGCACttcaaagaaacacatttaGCAGATAATTTGTAAGTAAGTGTCCTCACAACAcactgcttttcatcttcttgaCAGTCACCCCCACAGCCTAATTGTTATGCAAGTTCCTTAAGAATTTGCATTATAAAAAGCTATCAAAAATTCTAAGAACCAAATCAATAAAACATTCCTCCACACAGTACAAAAGTTACCATGCAGGACAAACCATTAACCAGCTTTTACCTTTAGTAGGTAAGGATCTAGCACAAGCCTTGTCACTCTCACTTTagcagttttctgcattttggttCCTATTACTTTCCCTACTATCCATTTTGCATGGACAGCTCCACGTGGTACAGACATTGTTTAGTTATGGTCATCCAGTGCCTGGCAACAAGGAAGCAGATatgttattttaacaaaaaacatAACCGGTTTCTGATCAATACCAAAATTATGATTTCCATTTCAGACTAACAGCTTAATCAGGTCATTTTGTTGGAAATACAGGGTAGAAACAAGTAGTTCAAAATTCCATATACTGCACTGCCTCAGCCTTGTTTTAAACTAACACGCTCCCATTACCAGGAAAAGTTACTTCAGGATGGCAGTAAAAATGGACATAATAGTGCAAGGATGAGACCTTATCCCACAGTTTCTTTGAATCATACCTATCGTCACACATACAATACAGAAATAACTAGCTGTGGGAGTTACTATGAATTTAACTCACTCCAGCACCTGTTTTTGCTGGAGACCTGTTAATCAGGTCTGTATATAACCAGAGTTAATCCAAACAGGGAGGGGCCTCTAACTTTTGTTCAGAAAGTAATTTACTTCTCTGTATCTCATTATTAGCTGAGCTGATGAAACCCAAGAGTAGTAATAAGCTTCTCAAAGGATGAATGACATATCAAACAGTTGGGTAACCCACAGTAAGCGTGATCACTTTTGAGTTAGCTCTTTCCTGTAAGTAATTATACTCCACCACctcatttgctttgtttaattAGGGAAAGCTTTTTACACCACTCTTGCAAGAATCATGGGCAAAATAGATAGCTAAACATTAGAAGACTTGAAccaacattaaaattaataatcttTTCCTCTCCTACCCACCTATGTACTGTTAAACACACCTGTTGAAGTCTCCTAAGGCTTCTTCATCTCATAAGGCTAAATGACACTTGCTTTGATGTTGCAACACATCGAAACAGAAGTTTAGGGATGCAGAGACACATCCACAGGATGAAATGCTTCAAGCAGCAATGTCTGGGGTTGCTTTTACCACCCTTGACTCGGCTGTGTGAGCCACAAGGCTGGAGAAGGAAGTCAGTACAAGAGTCCCTCCGGTAAAACACACCGAGCACCAACATCCACACAGGGCCCACGTCAGGGAGAGACGAGAGTGTACAGAATAGGCAAAACCCACCAAGCACAAGGGAGCTACCAGAAAGATAAGAGCCAGACAGCTAGGCTGGACGTCTCCCCCAGCGACTAAAAGGATAAAGCCAGTAAGGTCGAACAGATCCGAAGGCTTCCGCCCGCCCTCCACGTCTCCACAGCCCTCCGCACCAGGCCCAGCCTCAACAACCTGCCCGCCAAGAGAGCTGAGGGGCAAAGCCCTGCCCCGCGAGCACCGGGTCTCAGCTCAGAacctccaccaccacccagaCCGCAACTCCAGGCAAACCCCAAGCCCCACCATCCCGCCGCCTGGCCCCCCTCACCGTCAGCAACACCACCACCGCACCTCAGGGGCCTTAACGAAACGGGGGCGGAAGGGGCGGGGCGGCAGCCGGAAGAGTCGcgcggcagcggggcggggcCAGCGGCGGGGAGGGCGGAGCCTCCCGGAAGGTTTAAAGGCGCAGGCAGCAGCCGCGCTCTCCTTAGATGCAGGCGGGGGGGCGGTTGTGGTGGGTGCTTCGTGTGAGTTGCCTGTGAGGCTGCCTTAGCGCGTAGTAGGAGGCTAAAACTGATGGAGATgaggtttttctgcttttcccagacTGTGGGCGGCAGGGGGCTCTACCTGGGCCTGCAGTCAGGTGCTGGCTGTGGGTGTGGACCTCATCTCCTCAGGGAGCCCCTGCCTGTGGGGAGACCCCTAGTCCCTATGGGCTTGCACAGCTGGATCCAGCCTGATTTTTGGTGTAAAGGCCTGCTAGGGTGCCACGTTTCGCAGCGGTGTTGTGCTGTCAGGCTGGAAAGAGCCCGCAGCAGGCCACATTCTGCAGGTGCTGTGAGGAGGTGAGGTGGCAGGGGTGGTGGCTGAGGTGCCATTTTACACCGTGTTTCAGGGGATGGTGCTGACTGCAGTGGGCTCTTCTGTGGCTGCATGGCACGGAGGTCTGCACACAAATTGGTGCACTCTTTGATCTGCTGCAAAGTTAGGTAAATGAGGCAAATCTTGTAGGCATTTCCATGTAGACCTGGGATAATTGTAACATGCACAAAGGGAGAGCTGGCCTGTTGTCCTTGCTTGTCCACATCGTGGTAGAAATTGAATTTTCTGTAAATCTGTATAAAAAATGGACAATTGGGGGGGGTGTGGAAAACCCCAAATGCCCAACTTGCAAATGGAATAATGACAAAAAGCCTTGACTATGCCATTGCCCTTGGGGTAGTGTGCTCCTGGCAGCTCATTGAGCTTGTGGTCTCTGTT
The Falco rusticolus isolate bFalRus1 chromosome 1, bFalRus1.pri, whole genome shotgun sequence genome window above contains:
- the MRPS17 gene encoding 28S ribosomal protein S17, mitochondrial, producing MSVPRGAVHAKWIVGKVIGTKMQKTAKVRVTRLVLDPYLLKFFNKRKTYFAHDPLQQCVVGDIVLLKALPERRSKHVKHELAEIVFKVGNVIDPITGKPCAGTRFLENLSDSENLTEADTTYLSEKLQELKVHSTDK